ACTTCGCGAGCGCGTCGAGACCCTCGAGTCCGAACTCACCCGAAAAGACGAGTGCATTGCGAACCTCGAGACTACCCTCGAGGAGACCCGACTGGAAAACGAACACCTTGAGGAACGCCTCGAGGCCCTCGAAGAAACCCAGACGCCAATCGAGGCACGCCTGGACGCCCACGAGAAGAAACTCAACGCGAACAAAGACCGCGTCGGCGAACTCCAGGCACGCGAACTCGAGAAAGGTGCGCATCTCCTCGAGGATCACGTCGACGAAGGTGAGATCGACGTCGTGGATGGCCGCCTCGAACGCATCCGCAAAGACGACGGGCAACGCTACTTCCGACTCCCCGAGAGCGAGGATCCACTCGAGCGTGGTGGAGACGTTGCTCACTCACACGCGGACCTGCTCCCGATTCAACAACTCGCGAAGATGGATGAGGATATGCTCCGTGCAACGACGTCCTCACTACCGTCACGGCTTGCTGCGAAGCTCTGGAAGGCGCGTATCGATTTGAACGTCGGTGACAACCCGTGGCGGAAAGGGAGCGCTGGCGTTCGCGAGTACGTCAGTGCTGGCGATCTGAAACACTGGATCCGTCGCCAAGAGACGGGCGTCAGTGATTCCTATGCGAAGAAGTTGGTCTCTCGGACGATCGACGCGTTACTCGAACTCTCGAAGAGCCGGTTAGCCGTAAAAAAGAGGCGACAACGAAAGAACGGCCTCGAGTACACCGAGCGCCGTGTTCTGTTGATGGACGACGCCGACATTCCCGGAGAGAGCCTCGAGTCCGGAGACACCTGACGTCCACACTCGAGGGTGTCTCTAGGCAATTCACAACCCTTGAGAAGGGCTACACTCTCCACGCCACACTGAAACCCTGCATGAAAGCGGCGGTTTGCCTAGTACGGCTACTTGTTTGTACGTCACTCGATCGGTCATCGTCGGTCTTCCTCGAGTGACCCTCCTGTGGAACTGTCTGAAGACGTCAACTGTCTCCGGAAACAACGTGACGAAGTTGAGCAAATCCAGAGGATGCGCTGAGAAGCCAGTGGTCGGGTGTCGAAGTCATTGTTTCCGTCGACTCCCAGAGTTTTGTCGGTTATTGCAGGTCGACGGAAACCGATTTGTGTGAGCGGCAAGTAACGGTTCCTATGGCCGGGTTTCCGGCATGGTTACAGACGAACCCTTGTGGGGTTGAAGCGACGTCTTGCGTCGGTGGGACAATCTCGAGGTTTCGAGTTACAGACGAACCCTTGTGGGGTTGAAGCAGTCTCGAGCGGACGGAAATAGGTCGGATCGTCGTCGGTAGCAGTAGTGTCTTTGACGTGGTGAAGGGTGAATTCGTGTTCTCCTGCGGTTGTCACAGCGGTTCGTGTGGAGGTTCCAGCGCGCTGGAAACGGCAGTCGCCGTTTCCGCGCGCGTGTTTCTCACCACAGTACGCCTTGACGAGGCGCTCGTCGAGGCTTCTGACGAACTCCTCGAGGATAGTGGCCTCAAGCTGAATCACTTACCGAGATTCAGCGAGCGTGGCGATGACGTCGCCCTCGCACATGGCATAGCTTCTGGTGAGCAACTCCCGTTATGCGGGCGGACGATCCCACACATCAACCTCCACATCCAGTCCCGCCTGCCGAAGCCTGTCAGCAAGTGGGTCACCGATACCTGACGCCGGCGTGAGAATCCCCCCTTCGAGCGGTGAGTCTGTCTGGTCGCGCACCAGGCACATCGCAGCTTCGCTGAGCATCCTCGCGGTCGCGCCGTACCCCGGATCCCAATCGGCGCTAATCTGACTCGCCACGACGAACGGGCCGTCAGTGGCGGTCCCACGGCCAAGTACACGGACGGTGAAATACCCGTTTTCGATCTGCTTTCTCGTCGGCCCTTCGCCTGGATCCGGGAACACGAATCGACGTAATCCTTCTCGTGTTGGTCCGAACGCCATCCCAGCAGTAGCGACCGTGATCCCCGCCCAGACAGCGTTTGCACGTGCCAGGCCGACGAGGCCGTCGCCCATGGGCAGCACTTCTGTACACTCGAACTCACGCCCCCACGGATACCTGAGCAGCGCGTTGCTGCGTCGAACGACCCGTTCGTTCACCATCGCCATCGGCGACGGAGCTGTCCACACCGATCGTAGTGGGTCCTTTTTCGGTACGGACTGTGCACCCGGATCAACGCCGTCGCGCTCACCTTTCGGTGCCAGCGAGTACGGGTTCCGAAGCGTCTGCCGGGCCAGCGGATCGGTCGACGCAGCGCGAAACACTTCGATTGCACTGGCCATCGTGCCACCGCTCACGCTACCGCGACTGTCTTCCAGGTAGATTTGTGCCATATCACACGGAGTCCCGAACTCGTCGATAGCGAACGATTGAACGAGTTTCGTACCGAGATCGGTGGGGATCGAGTCGAATCCACAGCTGTGGACGATTCGAGTGCCTGCCTCGACCGCGTCGTCGTGGTATCGGTCGATCATCTCCCGCACCCAGTTCACCTCTCCCGTCAGATCACAGTAGTCCGTTTCAGCGGCGATGCATGCCTCGACGAGTGGTGTGCCATACTTCGTGTACGGGCCGACCGTCGTACAAACGACACGCGTGTCTTCGGCGATGGCGCGAAGACTTTCAGGCTCGGTTGCGTCGCCGATGACGATCGGGATGTCATCCCACGCAGAACGCCGTTCTCTGAGTGCTGTTTCCAATTTGTGGAGTCGACTCTCGCTGCGACCGCCGAGTGCGAGCGAGAGCTGGTCTGGTGTGTACTGTGCAGTGAGATACTCGGCGACGAGGCGGCCAGCGACGCCGGTTGCCCCCCAGACGACGAGATCGTGCTGTCGGTCAGTGTTCGACACAGGTATCGATTGCAATTAGCGATCCATGGCCTCAACTCTTGGGTGACGGCCAGTGTCGTCACCCATCTCGAGCGCGAACACGAATTCGAGTTCATCCCCAAATCGCTGGCGACAACCATCGCCACCACCGAATCGGACGTCTGAGCCACGCTGGATATAGACCCACACGCCGAGGACGGGCGAGCCGACGGACGCTGACGTGGAAACCGCGGGGCAACGACCGTTCCTCGTGTGCTTACTGAATTATATCATTTCCAGTATTTACAGTATAACTACTATAGGGCACTGCTTCCGCTATTCGATATTGACCCCACTGTTTCCAGTTTATAGAAAGAATACTTGTTATACGGAGGGCTATCCTGACGAATTCGATCTCTGTGAAGAGCTTCACACCACTATTTCCAGTAAACGATCCTTTTTATAGGATACGGACACCACCGTTTCCAGTAAACTAGAATCGGAAGAGAGCGAGAGGATTTGGGCGAGAATGACGGAACACCCCCTCCCACTATTTCCAGTAAAACACCGCGCAAGAGAACCACTCTCGAAATGGAAAACTCTAAATTAGATAAAAGTTCATCATATTGCCGTTTGAGCTAGTCCATAGGAGAGCTATAGCACGGTTAGTATTGTTATCGATTCTGGTGAAACAAAATCTCCGAGACAACAGAGTCTCTCAATGGTCAGAATGCTCACCTAAATCCAGCCTTCGGACTCGGCTCCTCTCTTGTTGGTGGAGCCGATGCTGATGTAATTCTTGATGGCATGCTCGTCGATGTAAAGGTGACAGGGAGAGCAACGTTCAAGGCCGACTATTGGCGGCAACTCGTTGGCTACCTTGTCTTAGCGGACATACACAACGTATTCCTCGAAAGTGGAACATACGATCAGTTGGGAATAAGTGATGAGCCCGATATTCAGCCACTTCCTCAAATCGAAACTTTCGGTGTATACTTTGCACGTCATGGTGATTTCTCGACGATACCTGCTAGTATAGTGTACGAGGCAGATGGTTACACTGAGTTCAGATCTTGGTTCGTTGAGGCCGCGTTGGACTATAATCCGCGATTTGGCACGAAGTTCGGGGGCATATTTAGAACTATTTTTGACCTTCCTCAACACGGAACATCCAGTTGAGCGCGGTTGAGCAAGTCAGACACGGTCAGTACACGTAGTTCCAGAAGAGTGGGTAGCCCCTGGCGGCGATGGCTCGCAGAATCGCCGGCCACGTCCCGCAGTGGACGATCCCGTCCGCCGCGAACAGGGCGGTGGTCCGACCGAGGTAGACGATTCTCGGATGCCACCGCTCGTCGTACTCTTTCGGCGGCCGTTCCCGGAGGTCCCGCAGCACGTTCTTCGCGGCTCGTCTGGCTTCCAGCCCCGCCGAATAGCCGTCTGTGACCTTTCCGGGGTAGTCGACCACGTCTCCGACCGCGTAGGTGCCGTCGGCGTCCCGACAGCGGAGGTACTTGTCGACGAGCAGGCCGCACTCGTTCCGCGGGAGGTCGAAATTCTCGATCACCGGATTCGGCTCCACTCCGCCCGCCCAGACCGTCAGATCGCTTCGCTCGACGCGTTCCCCGTCCAACACGACGCCGTCGTCCGTCGTTTCTGTCGCGCGTGTCCCTGTCCGGACGTCGACGCCTCGTCGCCCTAATTCTCCTTCGGCGATGCGTCCCGCACGCTCCGGAAAATCGGCGAGCGGGTGCT
Above is a genomic segment from Natronorubrum aibiense containing:
- a CDS encoding saccharopine dehydrogenase family protein, whose translation is MSNTDRQHDLVVWGATGVAGRLVAEYLTAQYTPDQLSLALGGRSESRLHKLETALRERRSAWDDIPIVIGDATEPESLRAIAEDTRVVCTTVGPYTKYGTPLVEACIAAETDYCDLTGEVNWVREMIDRYHDDAVEAGTRIVHSCGFDSIPTDLGTKLVQSFAIDEFGTPCDMAQIYLEDSRGSVSGGTMASAIEVFRAASTDPLARQTLRNPYSLAPKGERDGVDPGAQSVPKKDPLRSVWTAPSPMAMVNERVVRRSNALLRYPWGREFECTEVLPMGDGLVGLARANAVWAGITVATAGMAFGPTREGLRRFVFPDPGEGPTRKQIENGYFTVRVLGRGTATDGPFVVASQISADWDPGYGATARMLSEAAMCLVRDQTDSPLEGGILTPASGIGDPLADRLRQAGLDVEVDVWDRPPA
- a CDS encoding NAD(P)/FAD-dependent oxidoreductase yields the protein MKRTVVLGGGEAGLIAAAYLERASETNVVVVSERERHVFSFQLYRVIKGMPFDGATLDLRDAFADRDVTVVRDHVRWLDAAEKRVDLRSGSIEYDTLLIALGGVTRLDAVDRSRVSDVRTDAREIQHAVHSGSVRDVVIVGGGPVGVETAATLASLTIDLDVSLITSGEHPLADFPERAGRIAEGELGRRGVDVRTGTRATETTDDGVVLDGERVERSDLTVWAGGVEPNPVIENFDLPRNECGLLVDKYLRCRDADGTYAVGDVVDYPGKVTDGYSAGLEARRAAKNVLRDLRERPPKEYDERWHPRIVYLGRTTALFAADGIVHCGTWPAILRAIAARGYPLFWNYVY